tggcgtttttagttttctgctatcttcaaaattgtagagaTGTGGGAGgatttcgcccttttgcggaagcggaagggggcgtggctcatttttgaaatacacttgtaacagtgtgagcatacagaagtctggatgcaaaatttggtggctctagctcttatagtctctgagtactaggcgctcatcaggacggacagacggacagacagacagacagacatagactcggctattgatgctgatcaagaatatatatactttatggggtcggaaacgtttccttctgtgcgttacatacaaccgttattcgcacaaatacaatataccttatttactcttcgagtaccgggtataataaagttttggctttaaggccgcaacaaacaggccataagttgtttttaagatgtattctgctactcgcgacggaaacaaatccaacaaatcaaaaccatggcaatcggtccagccgttctcgagttataagtgttgaaCAAAATACgactttattttatatatatagattttataaatatatatatatatataatatataatttatttaatgaattatttcaattaagaatTAACTGCTTATTATGGAATAAGAAgagtaataaatataaattaaatatcagTTATCAGTACCGGAGAGGACGGAAAgataaaaattacaaattggCTAAACTAAGGTTTAAGTACATAATAAtactttataatttataatcatTGCATAAAATCTGGATATGGCATATGGCAGGTAATGGGTAATCGGAGGAGGGGGGCTGGAAAGTACGGGTTGGGGGTTGGTTTCCATGCAATAAATGGTAAAATGCGGAAATTCGCGTAAAATTCttaaaatacaatatataaactGTCCAAGAGCGGTAAAATGTATATTATGCAGAATGAAGCTCCACGGCCCGCGCCAAACGAGAGGCAAAAGAGTGCCAGCTCGTGCCGGCTGTGCCATCGGCAGATTTGCTCCGATTGCTTGGAAGTGCTGGAGGATTTTTATAAACAACGGCGGGGAATGAAAAAGCTGCCTTGCAGGAGCAACTGAAGGAGGTCATTAAGAAGGATCTCAAGTACCGGCCCGGCGATCAATACTGAAGGATTTGGGTCCCAAAGTCGTGGACATCTTCTCCGCAACCTGGAAAGGTTTAGAAACAGTTTAGAAGTTCTCCGGGAACCGGGAGATTTGTACAAACCTTGGCTCTAGCATTGACTGTTTGCATTCTCTTGCGTTGCTTTCCACGATGCTTGACAAACAGCCGCTTGTCCTGGTTGGCAGAGCTGTAGCTGGCCAGGAAGGCAGCAATGAGCAAATACTTCGCATAGTAAGGCAACTCAAGGGACTGCGCCAGCTGGCGAACGCTCTGATCCTCGatggctgctgatgcttccTGCTCTTCCGGAAGCTCGTCTATTCGCATAGATATCTGGGTCAAGGCGGATCTAAGGGGTCCAGCAATGTGGCGCCACAGACGGGAGACATCTGTTGACTCCATGCTGCCATCCAACAGAGGCTCTAAGTAAATGGAGAAACATTTCCTGGCCGTCAGCTGCAGCTCGGGCACGTCACGGCAAGCCTTGTAAAAGACGCTGAGAAACAGATTTAGGTAATTGCTGTAAAAGTCCTCGGTGAAGGCCGCTTCGCAGATGGCAAGACGCTGGGCATCCTTCGAAAATTACTTGAGCAGCTGCCCGCGCACCTGGAAAAAGTACGAGCTGAGAATGCGCTGGGTCTCTGCCTTGTTATACTGGGCAAAATGCAGACTAATGACTTCCGTCAGACCCGTCTTGTTGTAGAACTTCTCAAAGGGAAGTTGGGACAGAAGAATGACGCAAAGATTGAGGCTGGTCAGCTGTTGGAGTCGCAGCAGAACGGGCAACACATTCGCATCCATGTCGCGCAATCGTTCGGCATTGTCCACGGCTATCAGGAAGCTCTGGAATTTCGCTATATAGTATGGTATAGTATAAGTATGGTATAGTATAAAGTATAGGTATAAGCGCgtagactcctaactagctagtaatatcaaatataacatcaaaatagagaaaaatgatttaagttgtacggtatatttacaatatattttgaaaatgcaagggtaatttcggtatattttcgagtgTCTGTCGGTATactttatcgataattccgcggtcacactgcgtAAAACTCTCAAGCGGTGGCAGCACTGCGACCCAGTATTGCCAACTCTTTTCCCACAGATCTAGCGTTTTTCAATAGCCAATGTGGGAAAAAATGCAATATAGCTATTttccaaaatatttttgtgttattttagATTTTTTAAAAGATCTGCCAACACATCAAATCTTTGTAGTATTGTTTCCATGTGAACGGCAAAAGGAGATCGATAATTCAAAAGATCTTTTAAATAAATCGAGTTTTTTTTATCACTGAAGAAATATTTCAGAATTTTTTTAATCGATCGCCAGTATAAGGTGAAAATGTcttagatatatgtatgtacatatgtataaacagAAACCGCGTTATGTCTGGATGCAAGACCCCGCATACAAAGATTGGGTGGCTTTAGAATCTAAAGTTTTGATGCAGCCGATGAAAGGAAATGGAATTTCTGGAAGATTTGTTGtattgccacttgccacttgtaGAAGTGGTACTAAAACTGAGATTCCCCGGGCTATAAACGCTTGTTAGCTTGTTAAAATAAATGTCAGATGATGACTGAAggataaatttcaaattaaacgagaagggacgtgtgagacgcttcttacgcgtcacaatgtttatacccggcactcagtactacatctgcacttcagcggtgtgaatgagagaaggTGGACAGGGTGGGTATAGCCActataattaatttcttcattgtggctataataatgatccaatcggatccaatttgatctgatagatatggccattccctacagaatggcgtttttagatttcttttatcttaaaaattgtacgtttgggaggttttcgatcttttgcgggggcgaaagggggctgggctaatttttgaaataaattgttggatgcaaaatttggtgcctctagctcttatagtctctgagaactagccgacaaacaagacggacagacggacagacagacatggctctatcgactcggatattgatgctgatcaagaatatatttactttctggggtcggaaacgtttccttctgtgcgttacttTACGcttcagcggttatttgtcaaattttacattttgttctttatctgtcatctccATCAACTACACCACTCACGctaacacgctcctttagctcgccaccctcccctagagacacacactacagagtcatggcagagtcgcggcagaggcagcggcagagacgtgtcaggggcagacgccatatactgcgcgaagcagagtgtgaatgagagaatgtgtaaaaaaaacaaatataagctgcgggacggggtgggtttagccactgcaaattcatttcttcattgtggctataataatgatccaatcggatcccaatttggtgatctgatagatatggtcattccctacggaatggcgtttttagttagggcggaaaggggcggggctcatttttgaaatacacttgtaacagtgtgagcatacagaagtatggatgcaaaatttggtggctctagcttttatggtctctgagatccaggcgctcaacaagacggacggacggacggacagacggacagacagacatggctctatcgtctcggctattgatgctgatcaagaatatatatactttatggggtcggaaacgtttccttctgtgcgttacatacaactgttattccccacaaatacaatataccctatttactcttcgagtaccaggtataaaaatacGGTTTCAACACTCCAGCGTTCTCCAGCTGTCATAAAAATGTTCTGGCTTTTTCTAGCTTTTTACAAAATAGTTCAGCTTTTTTGTGACACGAAGTGTTGGCAACACTGCTGCGAACATCTGTGCTCTGTGCATCGATAACTTCATACTTTTTTATGAACAGAATATTTCTGGAAATTTCGACTTGCAAAAGAGCCGAGCCGGAATCGcgccaacaaaacaacaatagAAGCCACCGAAACCACTGCCGGATCCAGTGACGAGCCAATTCCATTGCCCTTTcatacagcagcagaaggagcctGCAACAAATCGCCGAAGCATCAACGATGGCCAAATGGGGAGAAGGAGACCCGCGTTGGATCGTCGAGGAGCGCCCTGACGCCACCAATGTGAACAACTGGCATTGGACGGAAAAGAATGCGACGCCCTGGTCCAAGGAAAGATTGCATCAGTTGTTCAAGGACTTTAAAATAGGCAAGTCATTGGGGGTCGTATTACAAGAAAATTCTAACCTAAAACAATTTGGACCGTGtggttttgtgtgcgttttttgtgtgttttccaaAGCAGAGCATAGCGACACCGAGTGCGTGGTCGAGGCGGTGGACAAGTGCCAGGGCGAGGCGACCGTTAACAATCGCAAGGGCAAGCTGATATTCTTCTACGATTGGGAGCTGGTGCTTAAGTGGTCCGGCCTGCTGCTCAAAAACAGCAAACTCTCGCACAAAGGGAAGCTCACCATACCGAATTTGTCGGAGGAGAACGACCTGAAGGATGTGGAGATCACTGTGACCATCGACGAGTCCAACGACGAGTCAGAGACCCTTAAGCAATTCATGTACAATGTTGGGCGGGACAGCATTCGCAAGCAGTTGGGCGTCTACAtcaaggagctgaaggaggagTACTCCAAAAACTTGATTCTACCAAAGAAGGGCGACGAGTGCGGCAACTCCTACAACAGTGCCAGCCAGAAGGATGCCAACAATGCCAAGAATGCGGCCCAaaaggcagcaggagcagcggcggcagctgcctcGGTCTCCACAACCAAGGGCCACGACTCGAAGGTTGGCTGCAAACTGGACGTTCGCACCCTGTCGATGACCGAGGAGTTCCACTGCAACGCCAATGATCTGTACAATGCCCTCACCAAACCCGATATGGTATCCGCCTTTACACGGGCACCCGCCAAAGTCGATCCAGTGCGCGGTGGAGAGTAAGTTTTGTCAATCTCTCGATGATGTACTCTCCTGACGGGGTTTCCTTCTCTCCTCTTGCAGATTTGTTCTCTATGGCGGCAATGTTTTGGGCAAATTCGAGGAGCTCATCCCGGAGAAGAAGATACAGCAGAGCTGGCGTCTAAAAAACTGGTCCTCTGGTCACTACTCGAATGTGCTCATAGAGCTTGAGGAGACTGTAAGTTGGACACAGAgatttggcattcatttccgggtattatttatatttttcctttaCCCTTTTGCAGTCTTCCAGCACCATGATGACGCTCAAGCAGACCGGCATTCCCGCCACCGAGTACGATGCTATGAAGACCAATTGGCATCGATACTACTGGCATAGCATCAAGCAgacctttggctttggcaccTCCATTGCAGATTCTTTATAAGCAGGAGAACGCGAGCACTTTCGAGGAGGCTGGAAAGTACTGACTTAGATTGGGACTACTTTTTGGAACTGACAGTGACTGTAACTGAGCTGCtcgaaattcattcatttccttACCTATAATTTCTGTTTATCTTTCAAACAATTCTTTAAATCGAAAATTACCGGTCTTCAGAAGCAGCTACAGTGAAACCACACTACATACGAAAACTAAACACTtaaccacaacaaaacaacattcACGCTTTGCTCCGACATtgatttcacacacacacacatacattgaAGAAATTCAGAGTTGAATAAAATAACGAAatctgaaaataaataaattgatattttcatttagttAGAACTTCCATAACGATATCTGTAATTACTATAATCCTAATGTATCTAATATGTACAACAGAATTTTGTTTCAAAGGAgaatcaacaaaatattaaatgaacaATAATCCTATTGTTAGTATTAATTTAAGTGGATAGTTGGGACCTCCACTCGTAAACCACAGCCAGATGAAAAGTGTGGAGTTCGGGAATGACAATAAGCATCGGTGGTTCAGTGGTAGAATGCTCGCCTGCCACGCGGGCGGCCCGGGTTCGATTCCCGGCCGATGCAGTACAActttttttgtcatttcgATATTTTCGGAAGATCAAGTAGGAGTATACCAAAGACAATATAATATCAAGATGAGTAAGATACGATTTTTTTGCAGACGAATTTTTCTGCCTGCGTCTAGCGCTGGGTCCAGGCTCTcgacaaatgtatgtatgtgtgcacacGTGTTTTGGATCTGCTTGCATGGATAGTTTTTTTAAAGTGCTTCGAAACATACCATTGATTTTATAAGTCTATGCACCCCAATACTAGAAAACCCCATATTTAGTATATCATTCATATGAAAGctatttgtttgtattataGAATATATTCGATATCTGTAGGGTATCTGTacgtaaaatatttcataaatgaTTTCACCTGCGATTAAATGTCAATAGAGTAGGGTATTCGTCGTGCGTCATGCCAACTAgtcaattggaaaatattttttgaagAAGAAATatcatgaaaatattttcgtttctAAGCTATAATGTGTTAGCGACCGTCACAGGTGAGGGTTTTCTGGCTTTTAGTCGCTCGTCGAAATTTTGCTTGCAGTCTACAAATTCAATTGTACACAGCCGCAGCTCTACTCTATCTATAGGAAAAGTATTAAGTTTAAAGTTTAACTTAAAAAATTATGAAGCAGAAATCACCGAAGCATCGGTGGTAGAATGCACGTAACTCTTCTTATTTCTATATAGTTGGGTAAAAAATATCAatactatacatatattgcCAGATTtattccgaccccacaaagcatatatattcttgatcagcattaatagcagagtcgattaagccatgtctgtctgtccgtctttccgtcttgttgagcgcctggatctcagagactataaaagctagagccaccaaattttgcatccaaacatctgtatgctcacactgttacaagtgtattacAAAATTTCGCCCGCCCTtttccgcccccacaaagggcgaaaatctgtTGCGTCCACAAGAAgataaagaaaactaaaaatgccatctgtagggaatggccatatctatcagatcacctaGTTGAGagtgaagaaattaattttcagttgcTACCCCCACCACATAaagcagctttttttatttttttgcacagtctctcattccacactcggcttcgtgcagtgtgagGCTCTAGGGGAAGAGGCCGAGCTAAAATAGCGTGTTggagtgagaagtgatgtagatgtcgatgtagatgacatatgtagaaaaaatttaaaaaatttaaaatttgaagaaaattacaaaggtacagatgtactactgatgtaccgggtataaaatttgTGATGCGTAAGAGCGTCTCACACGCCAATTCTCGTTTTAGATTAtttcttaaaatgtttatttatttattttcatgtgTGGCCACATGTCGCTGGTGTTCCTGGTAGCTGTTGGTATTGTAAATTTCCTTCGCTTTCTGTTCCGAGCACTTTTTGCATTCGTACATAAATTTCCCGGGATGCTTGCGAGTTTTCATCACGTGTTTGCGTAGATTGTCGATGTTTTTGCAACGGAAACTGCAGTGCGGACACTTGTGGCGCTTCTCGACCGAGTGACTGATGGCGTGCCGTCGGAGTTTGTCCTTGCTACGGCCCCTAAACTCGCATTGATCACAGGGGTACCATTTATCCTGCTCCGTGCCATGGACCGACTTGAGATGCCTgaaacagagcgagagagagagaaaagaaacagAACGTAAGAGCAAAGCCATATTTAAAATCTCAACGCTTGATTAGGCGGTAAATTCCAGTGGCGGCTTGTCCCGCCACCGCAGTCAGAACTAATTGCTAATTTCGCATTCGAATCGCAGGCTCGTAATCAAAATACAAGTAAGTTAGCAATTGCCAATTGTCTTTCGGCCAGCAGGAGCCGTGCTAAAGCACAGTTCGCCAATCCGGACTGGGCTTAGATGGCgatcagttttttttttcgggcaAAGAGCGGGAAACAAATATTGGGAACAGGGGGAACGGATCGTACACGACTGTGTTGATGAGCTACGGTAGCGCTCTGAGCACATTTGCCGCAAAAAAAGACATGGAAACTGAGGGAAAACATCTGAAGGCAAGAGTAACGGCCATATAGAAATTTTCATTGAGACTCCAGGCTGGCTCCACGCTCTCTACAAATTTTCTCTTAATAATGCAGGAGTTCCTTTCCGCTTACTGCAAAAAATATGCCCCATTTTAGAGTCTCTCAGTaggcacacagccacactcaCACGATTTCAGTTACGCGCCCTCAACTATGCCCCAATGCTGAAGCAACCAACTGTAGGACAGAAGACTTCTCCAGTTTCTCCTcctgctttctgtgtgtgtgtgtagtgtccACTCGGCTTATCAGCTACTGTCCAAACCGAGGACTCACAATTAATTGCCaatgtattttttggtttctttttttttttttttgctattggAATCTGTGTGAAATCTCAAGCTTCgaataaacagaaaaacttAAAGAGAAACAGAGCGAGCGAAGGGCGAGAGATAGAGCGACGGAACGCGACTCATGCGCGACTCCTCGCGGTAGGCTTAATTAGTGGCAAGTAATGgagccagcaggagcagaatcAGCCACCAGAAGCTGTAGGAGGCTTTCCCTGTGCCTCCACTCTCTGTGTTgagtgccgccgccacagcctAAAGAATCCTCTCCAAACGAGGCCGGAGAGATGCCTTTTTGGCTGCGCTTTGCAATTCCTGGATCAGCAGCCGGGGCCAACCTTTTGATAGCTAATTGAAGATCTCCAAAGGGAGTTAAGCGCAtcacagagccacacaattCTCTCTCTGGATTTGGAGAAGATTTATGCAGGCCTTGTTTTGGGCTGTTTTTTGGGTTGAGGTCAAACGTTGTTTGCGTATTTTTAATGAGGCACCACATTTTCTGGTGTTCTTTGAATGAATTCATTAACTTTTTGGGAAG
The sequence above is a segment of the Drosophila subobscura isolate 14011-0131.10 chromosome U, UCBerk_Dsub_1.0, whole genome shotgun sequence genome. Coding sequences within it:
- the LOC117900669 gene encoding origin recognition complex subunit 5-like, with product MESTDVSRLWRHIAGPLRSALTQISMRIDELPEEQEASAAIEDQSVRQLAQSLELPYYAKYLLIAAFLASYSSANQDKRLFVKHRGKQRKRMQTVNARAKVAEKMSTTLGPKSFSIDRRAGT
- the LOC117900670 gene encoding origin recognition complex subunit 5-like, whose protein sequence is MDANVLPVLLRLQQLTSLNLCVILLSQLPFEKFYNKTGLTEVISLHFAQYNKAETQRILSSYFFQVRGQLLK
- the LOC117901509 gene encoding activator of 90 kDa heat shock protein ATPase homolog 1 yields the protein MAKWGEGDPRWIVEERPDATNVNNWHWTEKNATPWSKERLHQLFKDFKIEHSDTECVVEAVDKCQGEATVNNRKGKLIFFYDWELVLKWSGLLLKNSKLSHKGKLTIPNLSEENDLKDVEITVTIDESNDESETLKQFMYNVGRDSIRKQLGVYIKELKEEYSKNLILPKKGDECGNSYNSASQKDANNAKNAAQKAAGAAAAAASVSTTKGHDSKVGCKLDVRTLSMTEEFHCNANDLYNALTKPDMVSAFTRAPAKVDPVRGGEFVLYGGNVLGKFEELIPEKKIQQSWRLKNWSSGHYSNVLIELEETSSSTMMTLKQTGIPATEYDAMKTNWHRYYWHSIKQTFGFGTSIADSL